A genomic stretch from Bos taurus isolate L1 Dominette 01449 registration number 42190680 breed Hereford unplaced genomic scaffold, ARS-UCD2.0 Leftover_ScbfJmS_2110, whole genome shotgun sequence includes:
- the LOC786836 gene encoding melanoma antigen family B, 2-like, producing the protein MPRRQKSKHRGREKRRQARMETKDLRNAQAAATPTPTSGSTPPGSPPAGAGQKPQGAAATSSPVAGASCPRSKARGRGQVEERENSSRASTSAKTAPLDPLTEKAGVLVNFLLDQFKMKEPIRKIDMLNLFHKRYKTRFPEILRRAAKCMELSFGLELKEVKPNGYSYTLVSKIGLISDEVLSSSCEVPKNGLLMPLLNVIYVNGNRASEADVWEFLNVLGIYDGKQHVIFGDPRKLITEEWVQQNYLVYRQIPDSDPLSYEFLWGSRAYAETSKMKVLEFLAKISSTIPSAFPFHYAEALGEEKRSRGRSLVRSRGAARATARSRVPPRDPSSAQ; encoded by the coding sequence ATGCCTCGGAGGCAGAAGAGCAAGCACCGTGGGCGTGAGAAACGCCGCCAGGCACGCATGGAGACCAAGGATCTCAGGAATGCTCAGGctgctgccacccccacccctacttCTGGGAGTACGCCCCCAGGCTCCCCACCTGCCGGTGCGGGCCAGAAGCCTCAGGGAGCTGCAGCCACTAGCTCTCCTGTTGCAGGGGCTTCATGCCCAAGATCTAAAGCACGTGGCAGGGGCCAAGTTGAGGAACGTGAAAATTCTTCCCGGGCCTCAACCTCTGCTAAGACCGCTCCTCTAGATCCTCTGACCGAGAAGGCAGGAGTGTTGGTCAATTTCCTGCTTGATCAGTTTAAGATGAAAGAGCCCATTAGGAAGATAGATATGCTGAATCTTTTTCACAAAAGGTACAAGACACGCTTCCCCGAGATCCTCAGGAGAGCAGCTAAATGCATGGAGCTGTCATTCGGTCTTGAATTGAAGGAAGTCAAGCCAAATGGTTACTCCTATACCCTGGTCAGCAAGATAGGCCTCATCAGTGATGAGGTGCTGAGCAGCAGCTGTGAGGTGCCGAAGAATGGGCTTCTGATGCCTCTGCTGAATGTGATCTACGTGAATGGCAACCGCGCCTCTGAGGCTGATGTCTGGGAGTTCCTGAATGTTCTGGGCATCTATGATGGAAAGCAGCATGTAATCTTTGGGGATCCCAGGAAGCTCATCACGGAAGAGTGGGTGCAGCAGAATTACCTTGTGTATCGTCAGATTCCCGACAGCGATCCCCTGAGCTATGAGTTCCTATGGGGCTCAAGAGCCTACGCTGAAACCAGCAAGATGAAGGTGCTGGAGTTTTTGGCCAAGATCAGTAGTACCATCCCCAGTGCTTTCCCGTTCCATTATGCTGAAGCtttgggagaagagaagagatcCCGAGGCAGATCTCTAGTTAGGTCTCGTGGTGCTGCCAGGGCCACTGCCCGCTCCAGGGTCCCACCCAGAGATCCGTCCAGTGCCCAGTGA